One Leptolyngbya ohadii IS1 genomic window carries:
- the ric gene encoding iron-sulfur cluster repair di-iron protein — translation MTTFQLDDTVGTIVRNYPNLSRLFEQVKLDYCCGGQKTLDEACRQRGINPEAFLSQLEDYAAAETTPEINLAEISLTELADHIEQVHHTYLHEELPRLEKLVTKVAAAHGQKEPRLNQIKEVFLALSAELTTHLMKEEQVLFPLIRQLESSDTLPRFHCGSLVNPINRMEFEHDDAGTALAQLRKLTEDFTPPEWACNTYRALLDALATFEQDMHQHIHKENNILFPRSIELEWKKAG, via the coding sequence ATGACCACCTTTCAGCTAGATGATACGGTAGGCACGATCGTTCGCAATTATCCCAATCTTTCCCGCCTCTTTGAGCAGGTCAAATTAGACTACTGCTGCGGTGGGCAAAAAACGCTGGATGAAGCCTGTCGTCAACGGGGCATTAATCCTGAAGCTTTTCTGTCTCAGCTAGAAGATTACGCAGCAGCAGAGACAACGCCAGAAATTAACCTGGCAGAAATTTCCTTAACGGAATTAGCAGACCACATTGAGCAGGTTCACCACACCTATCTGCACGAAGAACTGCCTCGCCTGGAGAAACTGGTGACAAAGGTGGCGGCTGCCCACGGACAAAAAGAACCCCGTCTCAATCAAATCAAAGAGGTGTTCCTGGCACTGTCCGCAGAACTGACGACCCACCTGATGAAAGAGGAACAGGTTTTGTTTCCCCTAATTCGACAGTTAGAGTCGAGCGATACCCTGCCCCGGTTCCACTGCGGAAGTTTGGTCAACCCGATTAACCGCATGGAATTTGAGCATGATGACGCGGGCACTGCTCTGGCTCAACTGCGGAAGCTCACAGAGGATTTTACGCCGCCGGAATGGGCTTGTAATACCTATCGTGCCCTGCTGGATGCGTTGGCTACTTTTGAACAGGACATGCACCAGCATATTCACAAAGAAAACAATATTCTGTTCCCGCGATCGATTGAACTGGAATGGAAAAAGGCAGGTTAG
- a CDS encoding choice-of-anchor Y domain-containing protein, with the protein MSDRAGNTLLSARRFNPPDGTSIRFRDAVDQRDRDDLYRFRLGQRSSFDVQLSGVQKGARVLVEVLGLKGDRNPVLRRIGRVEFSRLKSPSIRNRLSLLTKGVAAGRAKLSLDTSLEPGEYYLRVAAVRSKSQYQLQITAKTDSTAPNFLPPVPEGNPSTGIPPAGQPPTGGTGDLGSGSPDGGSGNSGSGNSGSGSPGVGSGGTTNPPSNLTTTVLYSGVGLPQNQPWLTYGQLPLFGNSASQTIAPAGVTLSTQSGPPNATRGYAGYSNYTFNLATFAPQLVNNSFPALDSNRGFSLSFRLSVNAEQSNPNRSGFSVTLLNNSAQGIELGFKSNRIFAQSDTFTEAETVTPSFSLSSPIDYKLAVQGNGYQLFANNTQILNGQLRSYQFDPATSDPPLPFNAYRLPNFLFLGDNTDQGSTSVTLGNISIAA; encoded by the coding sequence ATGAGCGATCGCGCCGGAAATACATTGCTTTCTGCAAGGAGATTTAATCCTCCTGATGGCACGTCCATTCGCTTTCGGGATGCTGTCGATCAGCGAGATCGAGACGACCTCTATCGTTTTCGTCTGGGTCAGCGCAGCAGTTTCGATGTGCAGCTGTCGGGTGTCCAAAAAGGAGCCAGAGTGCTGGTAGAAGTTTTGGGGCTGAAGGGCGATCGGAACCCGGTGCTGCGTAGAATTGGCAGGGTCGAGTTTAGCCGTTTAAAGTCCCCATCTATTCGCAATCGCCTCTCTTTATTGACGAAGGGAGTTGCGGCAGGCAGGGCAAAATTATCCCTGGATACCTCACTGGAGCCTGGCGAATATTACCTTCGGGTTGCTGCTGTCCGGAGTAAAAGCCAGTATCAGCTTCAAATTACGGCAAAGACAGATTCTACAGCCCCAAATTTCCTTCCCCCGGTTCCAGAGGGCAATCCCTCGACAGGCATTCCACCAGCGGGGCAGCCTCCGACGGGCGGCACTGGGGATTTGGGTTCTGGAAGTCCTGATGGCGGTTCTGGGAATTCGGGTTCTGGAAATTCGGGTTCTGGAAGTCCTGGGGTCGGTTCTGGTGGGACGACGAATCCGCCTTCCAATTTGACGACAACAGTGCTGTACAGCGGCGTTGGTTTACCCCAGAATCAGCCCTGGCTCACCTACGGACAGCTACCCCTATTTGGCAATTCAGCCAGTCAAACGATCGCTCCAGCAGGCGTTACTCTCAGTACCCAGTCCGGTCCGCCCAACGCAACGCGAGGATATGCTGGCTACAGCAACTACACCTTTAACCTGGCGACCTTCGCGCCCCAACTGGTCAACAATAGCTTTCCGGCACTTGATTCTAATCGAGGCTTTTCGCTTTCCTTCCGCCTGTCGGTCAATGCAGAACAGAGCAATCCCAATCGATCGGGCTTTAGCGTCACCTTGCTGAACAACAGTGCCCAGGGAATTGAGCTGGGCTTTAAGTCGAATCGGATTTTTGCTCAGTCCGATACATTTACTGAGGCAGAAACCGTAACGCCCAGCTTTAGCCTGAGTAGTCCGATCGATTACAAGCTCGCAGTGCAGGGCAATGGCTACCAGCTGTTCGCCAACAACACGCAGATTCTCAACGGTCAGCTGCGAAGCTATCAGTTTGATCCAGCCACCAGCGATCCACCTCTGCCGTTCAACGCCTACAGGCTACCAAACTTCCTGTTTTTGGGCGACAACACCGATCAGGGCAGCACCAGTGTCACCCTTGGCAATATTTCGATCGCAGCCTGA